From Marmota flaviventris isolate mMarFla1 chromosome X, mMarFla1.hap1, whole genome shotgun sequence, the proteins below share one genomic window:
- the Bcorl1 gene encoding BCL-6 corepressor-like protein 1 has protein sequence MISTAPLYSGVHNWTSSDRIRMCGINEERRAPLSDEESTTGDCQHFGSQEFCVSSSFSKVELTAVGSGSNARGADPDGNATEKLGHKSEDQPDDPQPKMDYAGNAAEAEGLLVPLSSPGDGLKLPTPDGTEAGNSRADCSWTPLSTQMSKQVDCSPAGVKALDSRHGVGDKNTFILATLGTGVPVEGTLPLVTTNFSPLPAPICPAPGSASVPPSVPDPFQVPLSVPAPVPHSGLVPVQVATSVSAPSPPLAPVPALAPAPPSVPTLISDSNPLSVSASVLVPVPASAPPSGPVPLSAPAPPPLSVPVSAAPLALIQAPVPPSAPTLVLAPVPTPVLAPMPASTPPAAPAPPSVPMPTPTPSSGPPSTPTLIPAFAPTPVPAPTPAPIFTPAPTPMPAATPTAIPTSAPIPASFSLSRVCFPAAQAPAMQKVPLSFQPGTVLTPSQPLVYIPPPSCGQPLSVATLPTTLGVSSTLTLPVLPSYLQDRCLPGVLASPELRSYPYAFSVARPLTSDSKLVSLEVNRLPCTSPSGSTTTQPAPDGAPGPLADTSLATASAKVLPTPQPLLPAPNGSSAPPHPAKMPGGTEQQTEGTSVTFSPLKSPPQLEREMASPPECSEMPLDLSSKSNRQKLPLPNQRKTPPMPVLTPVHTSSKALLSTVLSRSQRTTQAAGSNVTSCLGSTSSPFVIFPEIVRNGDPSTWVKNSTALISTIPGTYVGVANPVPASLLLNKDPNLGLNRDPRHLPKQEPISIIDQGEPKSTGATCGKKGSQSGAEGQPSTVKTRYTPARIAPVLPGCQTKELSLWKPTGPANIYPRCSVNGKPTSTQVLPVGWSPYHQASLLSIGISSAGQLTPSQGVPIRPTSVVSEFSGVPSLGSSETVHGLPEGQPRPGGPFTSEQDTVTKNKTCRIAAKPYEEQVNPVLLTLSPQTGTLALSVQSSSGDIRVNQGPEESESHLCSDSTPKMEGPQTACGLKLAGDTKPKNQVLATYMSHELVLATPQNLRTMPELPLLPHDGHPQELILDVVPGSKRGSSTELSQLGSQVDLGRVKMEKVDGDVVFNLATCFRADGLPAPPQRGQAEARPKAGQARVKRESVGVFACKNKWQPDEVTESLPPKKMKCGKEKEGEEQQQPQAKPTVRSSLGSKCRKSPSDPQEPTKKSPRGASDSGKEHNGVRGKHKHRKQTKPESQSPGKRADGHEEGSLEKKAKSSFRDFIPVVLSTRTRSQSGSICSSFAGMADNDMGSQEVFPTEEEEEVAPTPAKRRKVRKTQRDTQYRSHHAQDKTLLSQGRRHLWRAREMPWRTEAARQMWDTNEEEEEDEEEGLVKRKKRRRQKSRKYQTGEYLTEQEEEQQRKGRADSKNRKQKTPSQSSEHRLRNRNLLLPSKAQGISDSPNGFLPNNLEEPACLDNSEKPSGKRKCKTKHMANVSEESKGKGRWSQQKTRSPKSPTPVKPTEPCTPSKSRSAGPEEASESPTTRQIPPEARRLIVNKNAGETLLQRAARLGYKDVVLYCLQKDSEDVNHRDNAGYTALHEACSRGWTDILNILLEHGANVNCSAQDGTRPVHDAVVNDNLETMWLLLSYGADPTLATYSGQTAMKLASSDTMKRFLSDHLSDLQGRAEGDPGVSWDFYSSSVLEQKDGFACDLLHNPPGSADQEGDDLEEDDFMFELSDKPLLPCYNLQVSVSRGPCNWFLFTDVLKRLKLSSRIFQARFPHFEITTLPKAEFYRQVASSQLLTPEERPGGLDDRSPPGSSETVELVPYEPELLRLLGSEVEFQSWNS, from the exons AAGAGCACCTCTTTCTGATGAGGAGTCCACGACAGGTGACTGCCAGCACTTTGGGTCTCAGGAGTTTTGTGTCAGCAGCAGTTTTTCCAAG GTGGAGCTCACAGCAGTTGGAAGTGGCAGCAATGCCCGGGGGGCAGACCCAGATGGCAATGCGACAGAAAAACTTGGACACAAGTCAGAAGACCAGCCTGATGATCCCCAGCCAAAAATGGACTATGCTGGGAATGCGGCAGAGGCTGAGGGCCTCCTGGTGCCACTAAGCAGCCCCGGAGACGGGCTTAAGCTGCCCACTCCTGACGGCACAGAGGCTGGCAATAGCAGGGCCGACTGCTCCTGGACTCCCCTCAGCACCCAAATGAGCAAACAGGTTGACTGTTCACCAGCCGGGGTAAAGGCCTTGGACTCTCGGCATGGTGTTGGAGACAAGAACACTTTCATTTTGGCAACTCTGGGAACTGGAGTCCCTGTGGAGGGGACCCTGCCTCTGGTTACCACTAACTTCAGTCCACTGCCGGCACCTATCTGTCCTGCACCTGGTTCGGCCTCTGTCCCCCCATCTGTTCCAGATCCATTCCAGGTTCCCCTCTCTGTCCCAGCCCCGGTACCCCATTCTGGACTAGTACCAGTTCAAGTTGCCACTTCAGTTTCcgctccttcccctcccctagCACCAGTTCCGGCTCTGGCTCCAGCGCCACCCTCAGTGCCCACTCTCATTTCTGATTCAAAccctctttctgtctcagcctcagtCTTGGTGCCTGTACCAGCATCTGCTCCTCCCTCAGGCCCGGTTCCCCTGtctgctcctgctcctcctcctctctcgGTCCCAGTTTCAGCAGCACCCTTGGCTCTGATCCAGGCTCCTGTGCCTCCTTCAGCTCCCACCTTGGTCCTTGCTCCTGTCCCCACTCCAGTTCTGGCTCCCATGCCAGCATCCACACCTCCAGCAGCTCCTGCCCCTCCTTCTGTGCCGATGCCCACCCCAACCCCATCCTCTGGCCCTCCTTCTACCCCTACTCTCATTCCTGCCTTTGCTCCTACACCGGTGCCTgcacccaccccagccccaatctttACTCCAGCCCCCACGCCCATGCCGGCTGCCACACCAACTGCCATTCCCACCTCAGCACCCATCCCGGCCTCCTTCAGTTTGAGTCGAGTGTGTTTTCCTGCAGCTCAGGCACCAGCTATGCAAAAAGTCCCCCTGTCCTTTCAGCCAGGGACAGTGCTGACCCCAAGCCAGCCGCTGGTATACATCCCACCTCCAAGTTGTGGGCAACCTCTCAGTGTGGCCACACTTCCAACCACCCTGGGGGTCTCATCCACTCTTACGCTCCCTGTCCTGCCATCCTACCTGCAGGACAGGTGTCTCCCAGGTGTGCTGGCCTCTCCAGAGCTTCGGTCCTACCCATATGCATTCTCTGTGGCCCGGCCTTTGACTTCAGATTCCAAGCTGGTCTCTCTGGAGGTGAACAGGCTCCCCTGCACTTCCCCATCTGGCAGTACCACCACCCAGCCTGCGCCTGATGGGGCCCCTGGGCCTTTGGCAGATACCTCCCTTGCCACTGCTTCTGCCAAGGTGCTTCCAACTCCACAGCCTTTGCTGCCAGCCCCCAATGGGAGCTCAGCCCCACCACACCCTGCCAAGATGCCAGGTGGCACTGAGCAACAAACAGAAGGGACTTCTGTTACCTTCTCTCCCCTCAAGTCGCCTCCACAGCTGGAGCGAGAGATGGCCTCTCCGCCCGAGTGCAGTGAGATGCCCCTCGACCTCTCCTCCAAGTCCAACCGTCAGAAGCTTCCATTGCCTAACCAGCGCAAGACACCTCCCATGCCTGTGTTGACCCCTGTGCACACCAGCAGCAAGGCCCTCCTCTCCACAGTCCTGTCTAGGTCTCAGCGCACAACCCAGGCTGCTGGCAGCAATGTCACCTCCTGCTTGGGCTCCACTTCCTCACCCTTTGTCATCTTTCCTGAGATCGTGAGGAATGGTGACCCGAGCACCTGGGTGAAAAACTCAACTGCGCTGATCAGCACCATTCCTGGCACCTATGTGGGAGTGGCCAACCCAGTGCCTGCATCCCTGCTGCTGAACAAAGACCCTAATTTGGGCCTCAATCGAGACCCCCGCCATCTCCCCAAGCAAGAGCCCATCTCCATTATTGATCAAGGAGAGCCCAAGAGCACTGGTGCCACATGTGGCAAGAAGGGCAGCCAGTCTGGTGCTGAGGGACAGCCAAGCACAGTCAAAACACGTTATACCCCAGCCCGCATTGCCCCTGTGCTGCCAGGGTGCCAAACCAAGGAGCTCTCTTTGTGGAAACCTACAGGGCCGGCAAATATTTATCCACGGTGTTCAGTCAATGGGAAACCCACCAGCACTCAGGTCTTGCCTGTTGGCTGGTCACCATACCACCAGGCATCTCTGCTTTCCATTGGCATTTCCAGTGCCGGGCAGCTGACCCCCAGTCAGGGGGTGCCCATCAGGCCCACCAGCGTTGTTTCTGAGTTTTCTGGAGTGCCATCTCTTGGCTCCAGTGAAACTGTGCATGGACTTCCCGAGGGGCAGCCACGGCCTGGGGGTCCCTTTACTTCAGAGCAGGACActgtaacaaaaaacaaaacttgccGGATTGCTGCCAAGCCTTATGAAGAACAAGTCAACCCTGTCCTACTAACTCTCAGCCCTCAGACAGGGACCCTGGCACTGTCTGTTCAGTCTAGTAGTGGGGACATTAGAGTAAATCAGGGGCCTGAGGAATCAGAGAGCCACCTCTGCTCTGATAGCACTCCTAAGATGGAAGGCCCCCAGACAGCTTGTGGTCTGAAGCTGGCAGGAGACACGAAGCCTAAGAACCAAGTGCTGGCCACCTACATGTCCCATGAGCTGGTTCTGGCCACCCCCCAGAACCTGCGCACCATGCCCGAGCTGCCTTTGCTACCTCATGACGGCCACCCCCAGGAACTCATCTTGGATGTGGTACCGGGCAGCAAGAGGGGCTCCAGCACAGAGCTTTCGCAGCTCGGAAGTCAGGTGGATCTAGGGCGGGTGAAAATGGAGAAGGTGGATGGTGATGTGGTCTTCAATTTAGCCACCTGCTTCCGGGCCGATGGCCTTCCAGCACCTCCCCAGAGGGGCCAGGCTGAAGCACGGCCTAAGGCAGGGCAGGCTCGAGTAAAACGGGAAAGTGTTGGGGTCTTTGCTTGCAAGAACAAGTGGCAGCCAGATGAAGTGACAGAATCTCTGCCACCAAAGAAGATGAAGTGTGGCAAAGAGAAGGAAGGCGAGGAGCAACAGCAGCCACAAGCCAAGCCCACAGTCCGGAGTTCCCTGGGATCCAAG TGCCGGAAGTCTCCCAGTGACCCCCAGGAACCCACCAAGAAAAGCCCCAGGGGGGCTTCAGATTCAGGAAAAGAGCACAATGGAGTCAGGGGAAAGCACAAGCACCGGAAGCAAACAAAGCCAGAGTCCCAATCTCCAGGAAAACGAGCTGATGGCCACGAGGAAG GttctttggaaaagaaagcaaagagcaGTTTCCGTGACTTCATCCCAGTGGTTCTGAGCACACGAACACGCAGTCAGTCTG GAAGCATCTGTAGCTCCTTTGCTGGTATGGCAGACAATGACATGGGAAGCCAGGAAGTCTTCCCcacagaagaagaggaggaggtggcCCCCACCCCAGCTAAGCGTCGAAAGGTGAGAAAGACTCAGCGGGACACCCAGTATCGCAGCCATCATGCCCAGGACAAGACTCTGCTGAGCCAGGGCCGCAGGCACCTGTGGAGAGCCCGAGAGATGCCCTGGAGGACAGAGGCCGCCCGGCAAATGTGGGACAccaatgaggaggaggaagaagatgaggaggaggggCTGGTGAAGAGGAAGAAACGGAGACGGCAGAAGAGCCGAAAATATCAGACTGGGGAGTACCTGACCGAGCAAGAAGAAGAGCAGCAGCGGAAAGGGAGAGCAG ATTCAAAGAATCGTAAGCAGAAGACTCCCTCCCAAAGTTCGGAGCATCGCCTCAGGAATAGGAACCTTCTCTTGCCCAGCAAAGCCCAGGGGATCTCAGATTCACCAAACGGTTTCCTCCCAAATAACCTGGAGGAGCCAGCCTGCCTTGACAATTCAGAAAAGCCATCAGGAAAACGAAAGTGCAAGACCAAGCACATGGCAAACGTCTCAGAAGAGTCAAAG GGTAAAGGTCGTTGGAGCCAACAGAAGACACGATCTCCCAAATCTCCCACCCCAGTGAAGCCCACTGAACCATGTACACCCTCTAAGTCCCGAAGTGCCGGCCCAGAGGAGGCCTCAGAGTCACCTACAACTCGGCAGATCCCCCCAGAGGCACGGCGGCTCATTGTGAACAAAAATGCTGGTGAGACCCTCCTGCAGCGGGCAGCACGTCTCGGCTATAAG GACGTTGTTCTGTACTGCCTCCAGAAGGACAGTGAGGATGTCAATCACCGCGATAATGCTGGCTATACAGCCCTGCACGAGGCCTGTTCCCGGGGCTGGACTGACATCCTGAACATCCTGCTGGAGCATGGTGCCAATGTGAATTGTAGTGCACAGGATGGCACAAG GCCAGTTCATGATGCAGTGGTCAATGACAACTTGGAAACCATGTGGCTCTTGCTGTCCTATGGGGCTGATCCCACATTGGCCACCTACTCGGGTCAGACAGCCATGAAGCTGGCCAGCAGCGACACCATGAAACGCTTTCTGAGTG ATCACCTCTCAGATCTTCAGGGCCGGGCAGAAGGTGATCCTGGTGTATCCTGGGATTTTTACAGCAGTTCTGTGTTGG AGCAAAAAGACGGATTTGCCTGTGACCTCCTGCATAATCCTCCTGGGAGTGCTGACCAAGAGGGAGATGATTTGGAAGAGGATGATTTCATGTTTGAGCTCTCAGACAAGCCTCTTCTCCCTTGCTACAACCTCCAAGTGTCCGTGTCCCGCGG GCCCTGCAACTGGTTCCTCTTTACGGATGTCCTGAAGCGGCTGAAGCTCTCTTCCAGAATCTTTCAGGCCCGGTTCCCGCACTTTGAAATCACCACCCTGCCCAAGGCCGAGTTCTACCGGCAGGTGGCCTCAAGTCAGCTGCTTACCCCTGAGGAGAGGCCTGGTGGCTTGGACGACAGATCTCCCCCAGGCTCCTCTGAGACTGTGGAGCTAGTGCCCTATGAGCCCGAGCTGCTTCGGCTCCTAGGGTCTGAGGTGGAATTCCAGTCTTGGAACAGTTGA